In Thermodesulfobacteriota bacterium, the genomic window GGGGTACCGGATCGGGACCATCAAGCACGACGCCCACCGGTTCGAGATCGACCACGAGGGCAAGGACTCCTGGCGGCTGACCCGGGCCGGGGCGTCCCCCATGGTCATCTCGTCGGCCGAGAAGCTCGCCGTGGTGCACCCCAACGCCCGCGGCGAGATGACGCTGGACGAGATCATCTACCGCTTCATGACCGACGTGGACCTGGTGGTCACCGAGGGGTACAAGACCGGAGGGCTCCCGAAGATCGAGCTCCACCGAGCCGAGCGAAGCCCGGAGCTCCTGTGCACGACCCGGGACGGCCAGATCCTGGATCACCGCCTGGTCGGCGTCGTGAGCGATGAACCCCTGCCCCTGCCGGTGCCCCTCTTCCCCCTCGACCACCCGGGCCCGGTGTGCGACTTCCTGGAGGCGCAGTTCCTGGGCGGGGCGTGACACCGATCCCCGTGCGCCGCTTGGGCCATCCCGACCACATCCCGTTTGCCGCCATCCTCGCGGGAGGCCGGGCCACCCGCATGGGGCGCGACAAGGCCGCTCTGGAGCTCGAAGGCTTCCCGCTCATCGAGTGGGTTCTCGACCGGGTGCGCCAGGCAGCCGAGACCGTGTTCGCCGTGGGCGGGCCGCCGCGCCTGGACCACTGCGGCACCCCAACGGTTGCCGACCGCTTCCCCGGAGCCAACGCCATGGGCGGCGTGGCCACCGCCCTCGCGTACGCGGCGGAGCGGCTGGGGGCCGAGGCCTGGGTCCTGTGCGTGGCCTGCGACACGCCCTTCCTGGAACCCGGGCTGCTCTTGGAGCTCTTCGCCCGGCGCGCCGGTGCCGATGCCGTCGTCCCGCGGACTGCCGCAGGGTACGAACCCCTCTGCGCCCTCTATCGCGCGAGCTGCCTGCCCGTCTTCCAGAAGGCAATCGCCGCGGGAAACCTCTGCATCCTGGACGTCTTCCCGGCGGTGCACACCCGCGAGGTCCCCGAGACCGAGCTCCGGCGGACAGACCCCGACCTGCGCTCCTTCCTCAACCTCAACCGCCCCGACGACCTCGCCGTCGCACTGCGGCTGGCGCAAGCCTGCGCCCCGCCGCATTGGCCGCGGCTCCCTCAAACCGGGGGCTGATCTGCGACTCTCCGCGCGCGTCAAGCCTCGGACGCTGCACCCGTGGGAGTCGCCGGGCCCGATCGGCGGCCGGCTTCCCGTGGCCGGCCGTCGGCCCGGATCGGGTTGCCGGACCGACTGGGCACTGCGGCGGCTCGCAGGCGGCCTCTCCTACGAGAACCGGCGGCCTTCCTCGGGCCGCCGGTCGATCTCTCTCGGTCCTTCATCCCCCCGCCCCCACGCTCACCTCACGCGTTCCCCTGCAACCCCGAGAGGTAGTTCTTGATCGGGATGGCGCCGGTGATGTGGCTCGAGTCGTCGAGGACGAGGATGGGCAGGGCCCGCTCGGCCACATCGACGAGGCCGTGCCAGGCGAGATGCGCCAGGGCATCGGCGTTGTCGGGGCCCAGGACCTCGACGGCGACGTGGAGCCGGGGCAGGTCCACGTGCTGCTTCACGTAGTCGCACTTGCCGCAGTTTTCCTTGGTGAAGAGGGTCATGGGAAGGCCTCCTGGGAAAGCAGGATCGGTTCAGGTTGCTTGTTGCGGGTTGCACGTTGAAGTGAGGACAACCTTCACGTTTCACATTTCACTTCTCACGCCTCACGTCCGACGCCTTCACTCCCCTGCCGCTCTTGCCTCGGGCGAGGCGGTGAAGAAGCCCCGGTTGCGCATGCGGTCGTGGAGCTCGCCGAGCTTGCCCTTGTTCCAGGAGCTGATCTTGGTGAAGTAGCCGGTGATGCGGGTGATGCCCTCGACCTCGTCGCTGCCGCACCGGGGGCACTCCGCATCGAGGCCGCGGGAGGTGCGGCCGCAGGCCTGGCAGGTGGTGAACTCGGGGCTGAAGGCGATCTGGTCGTTGTGGGTGTGGCGGAAGACCTTCTCCACGAAGTTCGCCAGGCTCTCGGGGGAGGGCTTCTCCTCGCCGAGCCAGACGTGGGTGATGGCCCCGGCCTCGATGAGGGGGTGGAAGAGTCCCTCGGCGTTGACCCGCTCCACGGCGTTCTGTGGGCTGCCCACGTGGAGCTGGGTGGAGTTGGTGTAGTAGACCTCGCCCCGGGAGACGTCGCCGCGCACGGTGCGGCCCGCCTGGGGGGAGTAGTACTTGAGGTCGAGCTTGGCAAAGCGGTACGCGGTGGATTCGGCCGGGGTCTGCTCCAGCACGAAGTGCATGCCGTGGTGCTTGCTCAGCTTCTCGGTCACGAGCTTCATGTGGGCGATCACCTTGAGGCCGAGCTTGAAGGCCGCGTCGCTCTCGTGGAGCTCCTGGCCGCAGTGGATCTTCACGAGCTCGTTCAATCCCACCATGCCCACCAGGTAGCTCACCCGGTGCATGCGCAGGTAGGGCTGGCCGTCGCGGTTCATGCACAGGAGTCCCAGGGGGCCGCGGTCGCCCTGGCTCAGGAGCTTCTCGATGAAGGCCTTCTTCTGCAGGTGCGCCCGGCACGCGAGCTCGATGGCCTCGGTGATGTGGCCGAAGAGGCGGGCGTCTTCGCCCCCCGCCCGGTAGCCCAGGCGGGGCAGGTTCAGGGTCACGTTCTGGAGGGCCGAGTAGCGCATCTTCCAGGGCTGCTTGGCGTCGTCGAGATCGGACTTTTCGAGCTTGAAGGAGAGCCGGCAGCACTCGGAGATCTTCGCGGTCTCCCCCCGGTCGAAGACGAAGTAGGTGTTGCCCTTCTCGGCCGAGACCTCACAAATCTGGCGCAAAAACTCCCGATGCCCCTCCGTCTTGAAGAACTTCTCGGTGATGTGCACGAGGGGCTTGGGGAAGAAGAAGGGCCGCCCGGAGGCGTCGCCCTCCAGGTAGACCTCGAAGAGGAACTTGACGAAGCGCTGGGCCTCCTTCTCATACTCTCCGTAGGTCTTGCCGGTGAACTCGCCTCCGGGGCCGATGGCGGGCACGTCCTCGAAGTGCTTGGGCACCTCCCAGTACAGGTTGATGTCGCTGAAGATGGCCTGGCCGCCCCGGGCCACCGCCTGCTGGGAATACTCGTAGATGAGCATCTGGGCGAGCTGCTTCACGTCGCGGTCGCTCATCTCCACCAGGTAGGGCGCGAAGAAGAGATTCACCGCGTCCCACCCGATGGCCCCCGCGAAGTTCGACTGGAGGGCGGCGGAGAACTTCACCATGTGGGCCAGGAGCACCTCGGCGTGCTTCGCCGGGCGGGCGTTGGCCAGGCTGTTGGGGAGGTTCAACCCGAACTTCTTCAGAAACTCCAGGCTCTGCCCCGAGCAGTAGGGCCGGTCGATGAAGCCCAGGTCGTGCAGG contains:
- the nrdD gene encoding anaerobic ribonucleoside-triphosphate reductase, with the translated sequence MGEVMDFGRRAATPASDATDKVLFVRTSDMDILGWDRQRIVDALMRETLLDEGTAQEVALAVEGVIQRSKIEVLTAPLIRELVDAKLIEFGLESARRMHTRLGMPLFDVEELLVQPNKENANVPHGPEATNLTLAENIKKEYALLAVFSQDVADAHMRGDVHLHDLGFIDRPYCSGQSLEFLKKFGLNLPNSLANARPAKHAEVLLAHMVKFSAALQSNFAGAIGWDAVNLFFAPYLVEMSDRDVKQLAQMLIYEYSQQAVARGGQAIFSDINLYWEVPKHFEDVPAIGPGGEFTGKTYGEYEKEAQRFVKFLFEVYLEGDASGRPFFFPKPLVHITEKFFKTEGHREFLRQICEVSAEKGNTYFVFDRGETAKISECCRLSFKLEKSDLDDAKQPWKMRYSALQNVTLNLPRLGYRAGGEDARLFGHITEAIELACRAHLQKKAFIEKLLSQGDRGPLGLLCMNRDGQPYLRMHRVSYLVGMVGLNELVKIHCGQELHESDAAFKLGLKVIAHMKLVTEKLSKHHGMHFVLEQTPAESTAYRFAKLDLKYYSPQAGRTVRGDVSRGEVYYTNSTQLHVGSPQNAVERVNAEGLFHPLIEAGAITHVWLGEEKPSPESLANFVEKVFRHTHNDQIAFSPEFTTCQACGRTSRGLDAECPRCGSDEVEGITRITGYFTKISSWNKGKLGELHDRMRNRGFFTASPEARAAGE
- a CDS encoding molybdenum cofactor guanylyltransferase, coding for MTPIPVRRLGHPDHIPFAAILAGGRATRMGRDKAALELEGFPLIEWVLDRVRQAAETVFAVGGPPRLDHCGTPTVADRFPGANAMGGVATALAYAAERLGAEAWVLCVACDTPFLEPGLLLELFARRAGADAVVPRTAAGYEPLCALYRASCLPVFQKAIAAGNLCILDVFPAVHTREVPETELRRTDPDLRSFLNLNRPDDLAVALRLAQACAPPHWPRLPQTGG